A portion of the Stigmatella aurantiaca DW4/3-1 genome contains these proteins:
- a CDS encoding iron-containing redox enzyme family protein, producing the protein METEIPTPPPLDWTTALESEGQTLLKELDAHPAARRLFQGTIDANGYARYLVQTYHYVRWTMPLLAEAGYRIQRQGKCPALAELLIQKSQEEHGHERWLLSDLKNLGWSAEQVERTEHCPAVAAYVAWNRYTTQCGAPTAFLGTAYVLEYLSVQRASATVERLLAANTIPNIAKAVTFLRGHGQADGEHVAELTSALRSLTDREEQSALLLSARTTRTLYRGLFPDEREQRAPPSH; encoded by the coding sequence CTGGAAACCGAGATCCCCACGCCCCCCCCCCTGGATTGGACCACCGCCCTGGAGTCCGAGGGGCAGACGCTGTTGAAAGAGCTGGACGCCCACCCCGCCGCCCGCCGGCTCTTCCAGGGAACCATCGACGCGAACGGCTACGCCCGTTACCTCGTGCAGACGTACCACTACGTGCGGTGGACCATGCCGCTGCTGGCCGAGGCAGGGTACCGGATCCAGCGCCAGGGAAAGTGCCCTGCCCTGGCGGAGCTGCTCATCCAGAAGTCCCAGGAGGAGCACGGGCATGAGCGGTGGTTGCTCTCGGACCTGAAGAACCTCGGCTGGTCCGCCGAGCAGGTCGAGCGGACGGAGCATTGCCCCGCCGTGGCCGCCTACGTAGCCTGGAACCGCTACACCACCCAGTGCGGCGCCCCCACCGCCTTCCTCGGCACCGCTTATGTGCTGGAGTACCTCTCCGTTCAGCGCGCCAGCGCCACGGTGGAACGGCTGCTCGCGGCCAACACCATCCCGAACATCGCCAAGGCGGTCACCTTCTTGCGCGGGCACGGGCAGGCGGATGGAGAGCACGTGGCCGAGCTGACCTCGGCGCTGCGTTCGCTGACGGACCGCGAGGAGCAGTCCGCGCTGCTGCTGTCGGCGCGCACCACGCGCACCCTCTATCGCGGCCTGTTCCCCGACGAGCGGGAGCAGCGCGCCCCTCCTTCTCATTAA
- a CDS encoding amidohydrolase family protein: MTVEGCIDTEEGKATLASPRRFSPLTAAMLACLLAAACAHGSKPAASSAKVVLEGARVFDGEILSGPSTVVLEGDLIRAVGPRGSVEIPKGARVVDYTGKTLLPGLIVAHAHVGHTSGTEMGRSFYTRELVAQQLTRYQAYGVVAVNALGMNPPLFYTLRRELNGHTAGADLYGAGPGIGAPQGAPPQMQVAEDQVSRPRTAEEARAVVRDMAEQGVDMVKLWVDSMGGKVPKLAPALYRAAIDEAHRNGVKVAAHIHDLEDAKALVEAGVDVIAHGVRDQRVDDAFIQAMKDREVWYIPTIQLDEANYIYAEHPAWMNEPFFRAAVEPTLQQHFEDLTWQRETLASPEAAKARKAVAINQENLLLLHQAGVKIGFGTDSGALPQRIPGFAEHRELELMVQAGLTPAQALRVATSGSAELLGLKDRGRVAPGMVADLVVLEVDPTQDIRNTRSIHALWRRGVEVR; encoded by the coding sequence ATGACGGTTGAAGGATGCATCGACACGGAAGAAGGCAAGGCAACCCTTGCTTCCCCGCGCCGCTTCTCTCCCCTGACTGCCGCGATGCTTGCCTGCCTGCTGGCAGCCGCTTGTGCTCACGGCTCGAAGCCAGCCGCGTCTTCCGCCAAGGTCGTCCTGGAGGGAGCACGTGTGTTCGACGGCGAGATCCTGAGTGGCCCCTCGACGGTGGTGCTCGAAGGCGATCTCATCCGCGCGGTGGGGCCGCGCGGCTCGGTGGAGATTCCCAAGGGGGCCCGGGTGGTGGACTACACCGGCAAGACGCTCCTCCCCGGTCTCATTGTCGCCCATGCCCACGTGGGCCACACCTCGGGGACGGAGATGGGGAGAAGCTTCTACACCCGTGAGCTCGTTGCCCAGCAGTTGACCCGGTACCAGGCGTACGGTGTGGTGGCCGTCAACGCGCTGGGGATGAACCCACCCCTGTTCTACACCCTGCGCAGGGAGCTGAACGGCCACACCGCGGGCGCGGATCTCTATGGAGCAGGGCCCGGAATCGGCGCACCCCAGGGGGCTCCACCTCAGATGCAAGTCGCGGAGGATCAGGTCTCCAGACCCCGGACCGCCGAAGAGGCTCGCGCCGTGGTCCGCGACATGGCCGAGCAAGGTGTCGACATGGTCAAGCTGTGGGTCGACAGCATGGGAGGCAAGGTGCCCAAGCTGGCCCCGGCGCTCTACCGCGCCGCCATCGACGAGGCCCACCGCAATGGGGTGAAAGTCGCCGCTCACATTCATGATCTGGAAGATGCCAAGGCCCTGGTCGAGGCGGGCGTCGACGTCATTGCCCACGGCGTGAGGGATCAACGGGTGGATGACGCCTTCATCCAAGCCATGAAGGACCGGGAGGTCTGGTACATCCCCACGATTCAGCTGGACGAGGCGAACTACATCTATGCCGAACATCCCGCCTGGATGAATGAGCCGTTTTTCCGGGCCGCGGTGGAGCCCACGCTGCAGCAGCATTTCGAGGATCTCACCTGGCAGCGCGAGACGCTCGCCAGCCCGGAGGCGGCGAAGGCGAGGAAGGCGGTCGCCATCAACCAAGAGAACCTGCTCCTGCTGCACCAAGCCGGGGTGAAGATTGGCTTTGGCACCGACTCGGGTGCCCTGCCGCAACGCATCCCGGGCTTCGCCGAGCACCGGGAGCTGGAGCTGATGGTCCAGGCGGGGCTGACACCTGCCCAGGCCCTGCGTGTGGCCACGAGCGGCTCGGCCGAGTTGCTGGGGCTGAAGGACCGGGGGCGGGTGGCTCCGGGCATGGTGGCGGATCTGGTGGTGCTGGAGGTGGACCCCACCCAGGACATCCGCAACACCCGGAGCATCCACGCCCTCTGGCGGCGAGGTGTGGAAGTCCGCTAG